The Phycisphaerae bacterium RAS1 genome includes a region encoding these proteins:
- the pucA gene encoding putative xanthine dehydrogenase subunit A, with the protein MADAVPLKIMSDLQSTLETLLADADAGRPAALCVILRTRGSTPQAPGAAMLVRADMSTVGTLGGGCVEAEVRKRAFELLQKNKSATLDFKLDHDYGWDDGLICGGRMIVGVMPLCGTGFQPVQAPYHTDDPCHPTNRCRTLRDAVAAARRREPASFPLHVEEDGRLVEYRVHLEVPPTLLIAGAGHVGHALARLALELDFHVVVIDDRADILSPQRFPDPIERRVSDIAATLASWPLDAGSYVVIVTRGHQHDHQALDAVIRRPARYLGLIGSRRKSLMILRDLEQAGVPADRLARVHTPIGLDIGAVTVSEIAVSIAAELVKMRREATPKLVEGPL; encoded by the coding sequence GTGGCGGATGCGGTTCCGCTCAAGATCATGAGTGACCTTCAATCAACTCTCGAAACCCTCCTCGCCGACGCCGACGCCGGCCGGCCCGCCGCCCTGTGCGTCATCCTCCGCACGCGCGGCTCCACGCCGCAGGCCCCGGGGGCGGCGATGCTCGTGCGGGCCGACATGTCCACCGTCGGCACGCTCGGCGGCGGGTGCGTCGAGGCCGAGGTCCGCAAACGGGCGTTCGAGCTGCTTCAGAAAAACAAATCGGCCACGCTCGATTTCAAGCTCGATCACGACTACGGCTGGGATGACGGGCTGATCTGCGGCGGGCGGATGATTGTGGGCGTGATGCCACTCTGTGGCACCGGTTTTCAACCGGTGCAGGCCCCGTACCACACCGATGACCCGTGCCACCCGACGAACCGTTGCCGGACGCTTCGCGACGCGGTCGCCGCCGCCCGCCGTCGCGAGCCAGCGAGTTTTCCGCTGCACGTCGAGGAGGACGGCCGCCTCGTCGAGTACCGCGTGCATCTTGAAGTCCCGCCGACGCTGCTCATTGCCGGTGCGGGGCACGTCGGACACGCCCTCGCGCGCCTGGCGCTCGAACTCGATTTCCACGTTGTCGTCATCGACGACCGCGCCGACATCCTCTCGCCGCAGCGCTTCCCCGACCCGATCGAGCGGCGCGTCAGCGACATTGCGGCGACGCTCGCGAGCTGGCCGCTGGACGCCGGCTCGTATGTCGTGATCGTGACGCGCGGCCATCAGCACGACCATCAGGCGCTCGACGCCGTCATCCGCCGCCCGGCCCGCTATCTCGGCCTGATCGGCAGCCGCCGCAAGTCGCTGATGATCCTGCGCGATCTGGAGCAGGCGGGCGTGCCCGCGGACCGCCTCGCCCGCGTGCACACGCCGATCGGCCTGGACATCGGGGCCGTCACCGTCTCCGAAATCGCCGTGAGCATCGCGGCGGAGCTGGTGAAAATGCGGCGCGAGGCGACGCCGAAACTGGTGGAGGGGCCGCTCTAG